The genomic region TTCTAATAATCTTGTTGTTGACCTTCCCTATTTCTTCTCGGAAACAGCCTTGCTTGACCGCTTTGCTGGAATTATCCCAGGATGGAAGATTCCTAAATTCACCTATGATATGGCTGCTTCGGGTGCAGGTCTCAAAATGGACTTTTTTGGGGAAGCTCTCCTCAGTCTCCGACGGGATAACCGCTACTTTACCTACGCTCAGCAACACACTAAGTTTGATAAAAGTGCTACTGTCCGTGATCAAAATGCTATTCTAAAATCTGCATCGGGCTTCCTCAAAATTCTTTATCCTCACTTAAATTTAACGTTGATGGATTATGAGCGCGATTGCCTTAAACCTGCCTGTGAACTCCGTCAGGCTATCCGCGATGCTGAATACACGTTGGATGATGAGTTTCGTCAGTTGAGTCAGGAAATTTGTGTTGAAGCTTATTAAGCGATCGCTTGATTACTACCAGGATGCCAGAGTTGATGATAAAAGAGCAGACACTGATTTATTTGGATTATCACGCCACCACTCCAACTGATCCGAGAGTTGCTGAAAAAGTCTTAGCATCTATGACGTCTCAGTTTGGCAATGCCAGTAGCACTGATCACGTCTTCGGTGACAAAGCAGCCGCCGCCGTTTCCCAAGCTGCTCAACATCTAGCTCAATTAGTGGGCGCATCCCCGAAAGAAATTATCTTTACATCGGGAGCAACCGAAAGTATTAATCTTGCAATTCAAGGGACTATCGCCGCCAGTCATGACTCTTTACCTCGCATTGCTATCTCTCCTGTAGAACACCAAGCGGTTTTAGATACCTGTAAAGCATTAGAGAAAAGAAGACGGGCGGAAATTATTTACCTTCGCGTTGATTCCCAAGGCAGGTTAGATTTAAACCACCTCGAACAAACCTGTCGGGATGGGGTTTCCTTGCTTTGTGTTATGGCGGCTAATAACGAGATTGGGAACATCTATCCCATTGAAAAAATTGGTCGTATTGCCCAGAATCATAATATTCCTTTCTTATGCGACGGTTCCCAAGCCGTCGGTAAAATTCCGATTAACGTTGCTGAATGGGGAATCACTTATTTAGCGGTGTCAGGACATAAATTTTATGCTCCCCAAGGGGTTGGCGCTTTGGTGGTTAAACGAGGTTATACCCTAGAGCCAATCTTGTTTGGAGGAGGACATCAAAAAGGATTACGATCCGGTACGCTGAATCTGCCTGGAATTGTTGGTTTAGGGGAAGCTTGTCGATGGCGACAGTTGGAGATGGTACAAGATGAGAGTGCGATCGCCGCTAAACGCGATCGCCTGCAAGCTCAATTAGCAGAAAAAATTCCCGAACTTATCATTAATGGAGATATTAACTCCCGTCTGGCTGGAAACCTGCATATCTCCATTCCAGGTATCCCCAACAGCGCCATAATCGCCAGAGTGCGTGGAAAATTAGCCATTTCCAGGGGATCAGCTTGTTCATCAGGCGTAGAAGCCCCCTCCCATGTTCTGCGTGCGATGAATCTTCCTGAAGATGTTATTGAGGGAGCATTACGAATCGGAATCGGGAAATTTACGACAGAAGCTGAAATTGACCAAGCGGCGGATATTTTAGCGAGTACCGTTAAAGACATTTCTCGTTTACTCGCTGAGAACTAGCTGGTATCGCCTCATTCCTCATAAATGCTATCTCGACTCATCACTTCTATTGATAAACTTGGACTATTTTTAGGTAGTTGCGATACC from Coleofasciculus chthonoplastes PCC 7420 harbors:
- a CDS encoding cysteine desulfurase family protein; the protein is MIKEQTLIYLDYHATTPTDPRVAEKVLASMTSQFGNASSTDHVFGDKAAAAVSQAAQHLAQLVGASPKEIIFTSGATESINLAIQGTIAASHDSLPRIAISPVEHQAVLDTCKALEKRRRAEIIYLRVDSQGRLDLNHLEQTCRDGVSLLCVMAANNEIGNIYPIEKIGRIAQNHNIPFLCDGSQAVGKIPINVAEWGITYLAVSGHKFYAPQGVGALVVKRGYTLEPILFGGGHQKGLRSGTLNLPGIVGLGEACRWRQLEMVQDESAIAAKRDRLQAQLAEKIPELIINGDINSRLAGNLHISIPGIPNSAIIARVRGKLAISRGSACSSGVEAPSHVLRAMNLPEDVIEGALRIGIGKFTTEAEIDQAADILASTVKDISRLLAEN